Genomic window (Elusimicrobiaceae bacterium):
TGGCTTTTTAAATTGGAAAGATTTTGCGGGGTTACCGTATCGATTCTATATTTGCAATGCTAATGATACGAGCGAATCCTCCTGTCAGCTGGCTGGTCAAACGCTTTCTGTCAGTGCTACGGCCGCCGGCGATAGCAGTGCTTTTGCCAAGCAGGTGGGTTCTAAATATATGAGCCCATATAAGATGTATATTTTAAAAGACAGCATGGAAGTGCACGATACAGAAGAGGAATAAGAGACATATGAAGAAATATTTTTTACAAAATAAGAAAGGGGTAACCCTATTGGAAGGATTGATTGCTTTGTTGTTACTTGCGCTGATTGCCACGGGTACTTTTGGTGTACTGCTGTCTACTTCTCGGCGCAGTACGCAGCCGGATATTCGAGAAGAAATGATTTTGGCGGTAGAGCGTGCGATGGATAAAATGCAGGTATATGTGTACCCAACCGATTATGCATACGGAAGTCTTCCGGCTGATGTGAAAGGGGGATTATGCGGCGATTCTAATCCGTTGGCAGATCAGGAGCATGACATCGCTTGCTTGTTACCTCCCATTTGTAACGCAAGTAATTCTTATTTTCATTATACGATAACACAAGTACCTGGAGAGAATATGCCGCATGAAAAAATACGTTTTGAAGATTTAGGATCAGGAACGTTGTATTATCCGGTTCGCTCTCCTTATTCTATTAAGTTTGACATACAGTGTAACGGGTTTAAACTATGAAAAAAAATAGTAACTCTTTTTTAATTAGTGGGCGTCGCGGTTTTACACTAACAGAGGTGCTGTTAGCCGTGATGATAGTTGGGCTAATCGGAGTGGCTTTGGCCTCTTTGACTCGTTCTGCCGCGCGGGAAGGGGGCGTCGGTCGCAGTAAAATATTGTTGCGTAATAACTTAGCCTCTTTTGTGCGTACCTTGCGTAAGGACTTGGCTTCTGCCACGGTGGTAAATGCGACGGGAATTATAACGGCCAGCAATTCCACTCCTATCAAACTCTTAGAAATTGGACAAAATGTGCAAGCTGACGGAGTAACTCCGGTGGCGATGGATCCAAATGCCCCGGGAGCCAAAAAAATTACCTACTGCTTTGTGCGTGGGAATAATAATACCAATATTGTACCTTCCTCAGCTTATCGCGGAGGAGCTATTTATCGCGTAAAGGGAGATACTTATTCCTGCCCTGACTCAGCCATGACATCATCCAATTTGGTATTGAATAATGTGAAATATATTCCGCAGGGGACTACTACTCCCAATTATCCGGTACCGTTGTTTGTACGGGATAATTTCAGTCGAGCAGATTCTCCGAATTTGTTAACCGTACGCTTGATTACGGAACTAGATAGTACCCCTATCATTAATGATGTGATTAACGAAACATTTTCTGCCCCGATGGGCTATTAAGGAGGAGTTATGATTAAGAATAAACGAGGGGCTGCTTTAATGCAAGTTTTATTGATTACGATAATCTTGGCCGGTATGGCTACGATGTTGTTGAGAGCCAGTCTGTCTCGTACGTCATCGGCTCGCAAAACACGCCGAGCGGTAACTGCCGAGATGTTGATAGAATCGTGTATGGCGGAAGTAAATGCCTTGTGGGCTTCTAAAAGCGATGAGGCCTTTCTAAACGATTTGTCTACGAAAGGAGTTCATGCTTCTCCTATTATGTATGTAGACAGAGAAGGAGAACAACCCCAATCGGAGTATGTATGCCACATCGCCGATCCCTACGGCGGAGCTGATTATACAGTTACAGCGCGCTTTGTTTCTAAAAACGACAAATGGCTGGTTGAGTATGAGGCAGACGGAATAGAGTGATTTGCATGCATAAGACAGGGTGGGTATTGTTACTGATTTTCTTGAGTGGACTGGCGGGATTGCAAGCGCAATCCTATCCTACCTCTGTAGATGCTAGTAATGCTGTAGAAGCTCCTCCTTCCAGTATTGATTTATTAAAACGTTCAGCCGGTGCTTCCAGCGTAAAAGCGGTCGCTCCTGTCGCTGCGACTTCGCAATCTTCTTCCGGTACGAGTACTGATACGACGGCTGCCAAGCCCGCCCCAACGAAGAGTACCGGGTCCTATTTAGAAATGCCCTTATCTTCGGGAACGGTTGTAAAAACGCAAGTTCAACCTACTATCAAGCCTGCGCCTCGTCCGGCTAAGGTGACAACTCCCGCTCCGGATCCGGCGCCTACAGCCGTGGAAAAAGATATTGAACAGAATAATGCTTTGGCAGAAGGGGAAAAAACAGGAGTACCGGTTACATCTGTAGCTACTCCTGCGGATACGCCTGCAGAGCCAACGGTTTCGGGAGAAACAAACTCGGAAGCCATTGCACAGGAAGAGTTGGATTATGCCGCCCGTATGTTGCGTCAAGCTAAACAAGAAAATTCCTCCGGCCGGTTTATTCCGCCCCCTGCGGCTATCTCTGCGCAAGAAGTACCTCCTACGCCGACTACAACCGCACGCCGACCCTATGATCCCAATGAATATCGCCCGGGTGTAGAATGGATTAAAAGTAACAGCACTAATTTTGTGATTTATACCCAAAAACGCGAAGGCGGAATTGGCTCTTCCAATATGGGCATGACCTTTGAATCTGCCTATGCTACGTTGCGCCGAAACATTCCGTGGATGATGTCAGATAAAGTGCGGGTATTTGTGTATCAGGACCATAATAGCTATTTGAAATATGAGCCAAATGCCAAAGCGTGGGCGCGTGCACTAGCGTATCCGACCCGCGGAGAAATTGTAGTGTATGATGAGCCCGGCAAACAACAAGAACTCAAAGAGGTATTTACGCATGAGTTGGTGCACATCTTCACACAGAAATTTTTTGATAAATATAAAACAGGCAAGCTTATGACACCTACGTGGCTGGATGAGGGCTTGGCTGTGTATATGGAAGATCAAGCATATAACGGGTCAAAAGGCGGGCCGTGGAATCATGATTTGAAAACGTTGAATATTCAGCGGTCCGAACAAAGTCAAGTCAATACGTTTTCTTCTACAGCCATGTTTGGCTCTTCTTCCAATATGGGAAGTGGCCCGTTCAGAGCTAAAAAAGGCAGACCCGTCTACTTGATGCCGTTTGACCAATTTATGCAAGAAGGTTCTCTGTCTTATATGGAAGGACGCGGAAAGACCCAAGATTGGTATTTCCAAGCCTACGCCATGGTGCGTTTTCTATTAAATCCGGCGGGAGGTTCTTCTCCTTCCAATCGTATGCAATTTGAGCAATTTACCCGTTTGATTGCCCAAGGGGAACAAGTGCGTGATCCAAAGACCGGATTTCCAATGCGCGGTCCCGATGGTAAGCCTGTCTATCAGCCCTATTCTGTAGAAAAAGCGATGGGCCGCTCGTATCACTACAACAATGCCAGCAATTTCGAAGATAATTTCTGGCGCTGGGTTAAAAAACAATAATCATACCTTTGACTACCCCCCCTAGAGATAACAACTGCCATGATATTTTAACTGCAATTTAAGCAGTTAAGATGCCTCGCATATTTCTTGTCAGTACTGTGGCCATTTGTCTAGTTGTAAACTGCTATAATATAAACATGGCTGTGCAGGAAGATACCGTATTAAGCGTAGAAAATCTACAAGTATCCTTAGGAAAAGGCGACCACTCCGTGCCGGTGGTGCGAGGCTTGTCCTACCAATTGAAAAAAGGCCAAGTACTTGCGGTAGTAGGGGAATCCGGTTGCGGAAAAACCTTACATGCCCTATCTTTACTGAGATTGTTGCCCCCCGGAGTGTATATCACCGGCGGCAAAATCATCTATCGCGGGAAAGATATTTGTACGCTACCCAATGAAGAGCTTCGTCACTTGCGCGGTCATAAAATAGCCATGGTGTTCCAAGATCCCATGACTAGTTTGAATCCTATCCGCACCATTGGTAAACAGTTAACTGAAACTATCCTGGCTCACCGGTCCGTTAGCCTGTTGAAGGCACGTGCTATAGCGGTGCGATTGCTTAAAAAAGTAGGTATTGCACAAGCCAAAGAACGTTTGAACGAATATCCTTTTCAGTTTTCCGGCGGACAACGGCAGCGAATTATGATTGCTATGGCTTTATGTTTGCATCCCGAAGTATTAATTGCCGATGAGCCGACCACTGCTTTAGATGTAACCATTCAGGCACAAATTTTGAAACTGATTAAACAACTACAACGACAAAGCGGAATGTCTGCGGTATTTATTACTCATAACCTGGCACTGGTGGCGGATATTGCCGATGAAGTGTTGGTGTTGTATAGTGGACATTGTGTAGAAAAAGCGTCCGTACAAGAGTTATTTTCAAAGCCCTTGCACCCGTACACAAAAGGTTTGTTAGGGTCTTTGGTTAGTTTAACTCATAAAATGGATCATTTGCCCGCAATAGAAGGATATCCTCCAGCCCCCGGTTTTCCAAAACAAGGATGTCCGTTTGCCCCGCGCTGTCCGTATGTGACAGAAAAATGTCGCCAAGAATTGCCGCCTTTAGACTCGGTGCGAAATCACCAAGTGCGGTGTTGGCGAGCGGAGGAATTATGACGCTACCTATCGAAGTAAAACAAGTAGTCAAAACATATCGCCGCGGGGGGTGGTTAGGTGGCAAGGCGGAAGAAAATACAGTGCTTCACGGAGTAAGTGTATCCGTGGGAGAACAGGAAATCTTGGGCTTAGTGGGAGAATCCGGTTGCGGTAAAACAACTTTAGCTAAGATTATATTGGGCTTGGAATCTTATCAAGCCGGTTCGGTCAAAATAAACGGACAGGAACTTAATACCTTAAGCAAAGCCGGCTTTAAAAATTTAAGGCGTTCTTTACAGGTCATCTTTCAGGATCCTTATTCCAGTTTAGATCCGCGTATGAATGTGGCTCAAATTATTAGTGAACCGTGGGATATTCATCACTTATATCCCAATCGTCAAGAACGGAAAGAAAAATTGGAAGAATTGCTTTTGTCTGTAGGATTGTCTGCGGAAATGGCCCCGCGTTATCCGCATGAATTTTCCGGCGGGCAACGGCAACGGGTAGCTATCGCGCGGGCACTGGCTTTGG
Coding sequences:
- a CDS encoding ABC transporter ATP-binding protein, yielding MTLPIEVKQVVKTYRRGGWLGGKAEENTVLHGVSVSVGEQEILGLVGESGCGKTTLAKIILGLESYQAGSVKINGQELNTLSKAGFKNLRRSLQVIFQDPYSSLDPRMNVAQIISEPWDIHHLYPNRQERKEKLEELLLSVGLSAEMAPRYPHEFSGGQRQRVAIARALALEPRILVADEPVSALDVSVQAQILNLLKDISRRRKLSVLFISHDFAVARFLCDRIAVMYQGRLVESAPAEELFSNPQHPYTETLLSAVPVPNPALQKNRQVLEASAVVSGAEKSPCPFASRCAYFEKDICMRPCSWTVGKNEHGCACNRLPFAKQKSRYALEEGAIK
- a CDS encoding type II secretion system protein, with the protein product MIKNKRGAALMQVLLITIILAGMATMLLRASLSRTSSARKTRRAVTAEMLIESCMAEVNALWASKSDEAFLNDLSTKGVHASPIMYVDREGEQPQSEYVCHIADPYGGADYTVTARFVSKNDKWLVEYEADGIE
- a CDS encoding prepilin-type N-terminal cleavage/methylation domain-containing protein, whose product is MKKNSNSFLISGRRGFTLTEVLLAVMIVGLIGVALASLTRSAAREGGVGRSKILLRNNLASFVRTLRKDLASATVVNATGIITASNSTPIKLLEIGQNVQADGVTPVAMDPNAPGAKKITYCFVRGNNNTNIVPSSAYRGGAIYRVKGDTYSCPDSAMTSSNLVLNNVKYIPQGTTTPNYPVPLFVRDNFSRADSPNLLTVRLITELDSTPIINDVINETFSAPMGY
- a CDS encoding prepilin-type N-terminal cleavage/methylation domain-containing protein: MKKYFLQNKKGVTLLEGLIALLLLALIATGTFGVLLSTSRRSTQPDIREEMILAVERAMDKMQVYVYPTDYAYGSLPADVKGGLCGDSNPLADQEHDIACLLPPICNASNSYFHYTITQVPGENMPHEKIRFEDLGSGTLYYPVRSPYSIKFDIQCNGFKL
- a CDS encoding ABC transporter ATP-binding protein — its product is MAVQEDTVLSVENLQVSLGKGDHSVPVVRGLSYQLKKGQVLAVVGESGCGKTLHALSLLRLLPPGVYITGGKIIYRGKDICTLPNEELRHLRGHKIAMVFQDPMTSLNPIRTIGKQLTETILAHRSVSLLKARAIAVRLLKKVGIAQAKERLNEYPFQFSGGQRQRIMIAMALCLHPEVLIADEPTTALDVTIQAQILKLIKQLQRQSGMSAVFITHNLALVADIADEVLVLYSGHCVEKASVQELFSKPLHPYTKGLLGSLVSLTHKMDHLPAIEGYPPAPGFPKQGCPFAPRCPYVTEKCRQELPPLDSVRNHQVRCWRAEEL